The nucleotide sequence CACATGGCTATCCCACGCATTGCAGCGTATCGGAGTCCTACTATATGTAAGTGCTCCTCTGCGCTCGGCGCAAGTGTACAATTTCTGTGTTATTTCTTCATCTCAGGCCAGGCGCATTCGAGGCGTCCAACGTGGCTGATTTTCTCCCAATCCATCAGAGACAGCCCAACTTACGGTGAACAACAGTACAGCCACGAGGGAATTACCATCACAAAACCGACCAGTCATATATGTATGCAGGCTCACTGCATTTGCAACATTGACGGCTCCTTTTCTGTCTCTGTTTCTCTGTCTTTCCGTCTCCTTATAagctacggagtacagacaGTTGGACATTGATCCCTCGACTATTGACTGAGCGAGTTTATACCGAGTATCGTTCCGagtacatacagagtactactgTACGGAATGCACAGCAACATGATGTTTACAGAAGAAGAATACGAATCTCTTCCTCCGGCATTACAGAGAAAGGTTAGTATGGTTCATTTCTTTGTTGCTCTATCAATTGTCCAATCCCAATCTCTCGATCCCCGAACGTCTCCGCGTGGATACCGTGATATACCCGGGTATCCATACTGGAAATGAACCCAGACTATTTCTTTATGCACCGCTATTTGTCAAACCTCTTGTCTTTGTCTGTGCCGGCATTTTCTCCTGAACATCGCCGCCATTGGCAGATCATGCCCCGATGGTGGACCGCGCTATCGCTTCACGGTTACCCCTTTGGGAGGGTCGCGCATCGGCTTACGGCGCACTCTTCCCATATTGCTTCTTCCCCTGAGTTGCAGACGGGACCTGATCACGCCCtgagcactcaatcagcacTCAACCCAGCACTATCACTCCAATAACGCAAAGACCACGTCCAAACTAGAGAAAGTATGATTGCTAACACACGGACCGCTTGTTcctttcacagttcttctcGAATACCGAACGGCTGCGCATGCGTCTAGCCCACAGCGATCTCAGCTCAACTGCCAATGGTGGCCCTGACTATCCCCCATCGGCCCTTGCCAGTGCGCTGCCCCGGCGCCTCCACTTCCAGAACCTCCGGCGTCGGCCTAATcatactactactactgctaCTCCTGCTAGTGCCACTGCTGGCTCAGCTGTGAGAAGGAGGGcctccaacaacaagaagaagcggTCTCGTCTCGACAAATTCTCCTCGCACGATTCTCACAATTCCTCCGTCACCGcttcctctctcctctctccttcctcagcTCAGAAACCTCAGCTCAGCTCCTTGCAATTGGCCTATCTCTCCGCCCAGGTCGACTCGCAGTGCTTTCAATCGTTACCGCCCAAGGTCCAACAGAAGTTCTTCTCGCCAGAAGAGCGCGCCTATCTTCGTCAAGTGTACCGCGATAGTGTGATTCTTGACGCGGCCGACCAAGCTGTGTATCGAttggagcagaagaagaaacaaaCGCGTCCTTCTTGTGAAAGCTTACCGTCTGACACCACTACCACCGACCTCTCCCAAACCTCTACCCTTTACATCGAGTCGTCCGATTCCGACTGGGACACGGAAGCAGAGTCCGACGACGAAGACAACGACGACGATATGGACAGCTCGCTTAACGACAGTTTCCGCTGGCTCGATGCGGATGGCGACCTCGACCTGAGACTGGATGATTACCATGCCCATGTTGTCAACACCAATCCCGTCCCCAAGCAACCGCCGCGCAGGAAGCCTTCCTTCCGGCGCACAATGTCTTTCTCCGCTAACCGCCATGCTCGCAAAGCTGCTGCATCCATCTCTCACTCCGCGGTCCCCGGTTCGAGCCAGTCTTCCACAGTCCCCTCGTCTCTGGCCAATATCGTTGGTCGCACTTCGACCTCCCGACCGCCATCCGGTTATCAACGACCGACCATGCACGCCCCTCGTTCATCGACTTCGAGCATCGACCCCGCTGCACAATATTACCAGGACCCTGAAGCTCGTCTTAAGCTACGGGTGTACCTAGCCTCGCCACAGAAATTCGACGAAGCCATCGAGTTCGGTTTCCCGGCCTTGAACGACAGTAAAGACGACAATAGTCTCTCGGAACGTCCGGAAAGGGTTTCGGAGGGCCTCGCGTCACCAAAGGTGCAGAAGTTGACCGGCACGTTTTTCGAGGACGCGAATGGAGCAGTTCACGGAAACCGCTGTTCGACTGACAAGACTCGACGGAAATCGTCCCGGTTGTCGACTGTTGCGAAAACACCCCAGACCCTAAAGAACCCACCACACAAACGACAATCATGCACGGCTGCACCTCCACCGGCTCTCCGACGCGTACCCGGAAACCGGGAAATGACGCTGAAGATGACCTTGACCAGGCCCGATCTTCGCGAGCAATCGTCTCCATCGGTATCTCCCACCTCGGCAGAAGATCCACTGAAGCCGAAAGAGCTGCCTCCGGTGGCCGATAGCTACCCTGACATCTGGGATGAGTCGGATTCGGAGCAACAAAACGTCATGAAGAAGATGTGGCGCAGGCTTCGGAAACCGAAGTACTAGCTGTCTTTCGTTTaattcttttctttggtttcattttgttttgtttgaaTACCCTATGGCTTCGGATGTGTATGCTTGGCCGGTGTTCACGGTGTTATTCTCGTCCATTTCTTCATTGTATTGATACCTATTTGTGTACGCTTTTGATGTTAGCGACTCGGACACttacttttttctttttgcattTCTTCTGGCCACGGGCGCGCTTTATCGATCGAGGATCGAACAATCTGTATATAGGACTTAACATGAATAGTATATAAGCATTTATGAAAACTCCTGTTCATTTCGTATCTGCACTGGCCATTACCCGGAATGCTCGATAAGCAATGCACGTGACTTTGGATGCCGTCGGAGGCCAGCTGTGAGCTCCAGGCGCCAACAACTTATATTCTGACACACGTTGCCATTCCACTGTATTCCTCATCCTTTAGTTGAATTTCTACGACATATTTTTCTAAATTATATATTAAAAGAATTACCTCTCCCATTTACTCTACCCGGATCGATCCGTGGCATTACGTAGCTGCGGACTCGCGCATAGACCTCCCCCGTTCGCCTGCACCGCTTCAAATGGTCAATTCTAGCTCGTGGTCATGATCCCTCGATGGCCACTCGTCGTGAGCTGCCTGCTATGGGCGCTCATCTGGCAGCCGATCGCCGCGAAGAAGGACAAAGGACCCGCGATTACGGCGACCGAGCTCGACCATGAACCCGTCGGCCTGTTCTACTTCGAAGACACGGATACGATCCTGTTCCAGGATATCGAGACGGGTGATCTGCTGCGGTCGTTTGATGGAGGCGAGAAGTTTGATCTGGTCGAGGGGAAGAATGGAGAGATGAAGGGACAGTTGCTTACGATCTGGCCGCATCCGTTTGATACGAATAAGGCGTATGTTTTCGGGAAGGCCGGGAAGCATTGGGTTACGACGGATCAGGGGAAGAGCTTTGATTCGTTTGAGGTGGAGATGCCGCCGGCGATTATGCCGTTGGCGTTTCATGGGTGGGATTCGAAGAAGGTGATTTTCCATGGGGAGGTGTGTTTTGGGTTcatgtgtgccaatcgggcGTACTATACTACCGATGATTTCAAGACGGTTAAGCCACTGCGCGACGGGATTGTTAGTTGTGCGTGGGCGGTTGGCGATCCTCAGTTTGCGGCTGATTTGGATATTGCCGAGGAGATTGAGGATCGCATTCTTTGCGTCGTTCCTGGGTTGAAGATCCCGTTGAACTCTGCGAATCGTCTTGTGTACTCGGATGACTACTTCAGGAGCAATGAGGATGGTGCTGAGGTGAAGCTGCAGCATGGCCGGCCGGTGAGCGGTGTTATCAGCACCGCGGCGGTTAAGAAGTATCTCGTGGCTGCTGCTCAGTCACAGGGTACGGACGAGCATGCGTTGTTCGTTTCCGACGACTCTATCACCTGGCATCGCGCGGAGTTTGGGAACCATCGATTGGAGGAGGACGCCTACACTATTCTGGAGAGCACGAACTACAGCATCCAAATAGGTGTCTTGACTAGCAGTCGTTCGGACGGCATGGGCACTTTGTTCACTTCCAACTCCAACGGTACTTACTTCACCAACAACATTGAGCACGTCAACCGCAACCCCTATGGATTCATGGATTTCGAGAAGATCGCCAATATCCAAGGCATCGTGATGGTCAACACGGTCAAAAACCCGAAGGAAGTCGAGGaaggcaagaagaagaagactgTCAGCGAAATCAGTTTCGATGACGGTAGAAGCTTCCAATCCCTCAAGCTCGGTGACGAGAAGCTGCATCTTCACTCCGTGACTGCTTTTGCCAACGTGGGGCGTGTGTTTTCCAGTCCAGCACCAGGTATAGTGATGGGTGTTGGCAACACGGGTGACCATCTCAAGGACTACTCCGAGGGCAACCTGTACGTGTCTGATGATGCAGGTGTTACTTGGCGGTTTGCCCGTAAGGGTCCGCACAAGTACGAGTTTGGCGATCAGGGTGCTGTTATCATGGCCATCCGCGACGACGACAAAACGGACGAGATCTGGTACTCCATCGACCATGGCAAAGACTGGGAATCTGCCAAGCTCAAGCACAAGATCTACCCCCGGATTCTCACCACCACGCCGGACTCGACCAGCTTGAAGTTCCTGCTTGTTGGCGGTAGCTCTGAGGGCAGCAAGGACGGGGCACACACTATCTTCTCGATCGACTACAGCGGCTTGCACGAACGAAAATGCGAAAAGGACGATTTCGAAAAGTGGCCGGCTCGCCTGAATGAAAAGGGTGAAGCTGACTGCTTGATGGGTCACAAGCAGTACTTTAAGCGTCGAAAGGCCAACGCCGACTGCTTCGTGGATGAAGAGTTCAAGGACCCCGAGCCGATTTTCGAACCGTGTAAGTGTAGCGCGGAGGACTTCGAGTGTGACTACAACTTTGTGCGCAGCGAGGACCGGAAGAGCTGCAAGCCGGCTGTCGCGTTGACTCCCCCGAAGGGAGAATGCCAGAAGCCGGATGATACGTACAAGGGGCCTTCTGGCTGGAGGTTGATCCCGGGTAACACCTGTATCCGTGATGGCGGCGAGAACTTGGACGCCGACATCGAGCGATCCTGCGACGATGCGAAGAGTGCACCCGCATACGGCACGATTTCGGTGACAAAACAAACGTTCGACTCGAGGCAACCCAGTGAATACTACTATCTGGAACGCCAGTCGAGCAGCTCCCAGCATGACGAGACGATTATCATGACAACGGAGAAGCATGTTCTTCATATATCTCACGATCACGGCAAGACCTGGAAGCAGCCTCTCAAGGGAGAGAAGATTGTAGATGTCATTCCTCATCCGTACTACACCGATGTTGCCTACTTTCTGACAGAGGGTACAAAGTCTTTCTACACGGACGACCGTAGAAATATCAAGAGTTTCAAGACACCCACCGAGCGGGGTTTGCTGCGAATGCCTCTCTCGTTTCACCCACAGAACAAAGGATGGCTCATCTGGATCGGCCCGCCGCAATGCACCGCTAAGGATTGCCATACTAACGCTTACTTCACGACAGATTCTGGGGCTACGTGGAAGCCTTTGCTCGAGTATGTGAAAAAGTGTATGTTTGTTGGCGACAGGAGCGAGGATAAACGTCAGGGCGATGAGACTAGAAAAAAGAACGAGAACTTGATCCTTTGCGAGCAATACGAGAACGAGAAGGAGAGCAACCCCGTTCAATTGGTTTATAGCGATGATTTCTTCGCCGCCCACAAGGACGTCCATGCCACGAACGTGGTTGATTTCGCCGCCATGTCTGAATATATCGTCGTGGCTACCGAGGATCCCGAACACAGTGACTCGCTCAGGGCCAGTGTCAGCATTGACGGCAGGACTTTTGCGGATGTCGAGTTCCCTGTGAACCTGAATATCCCCGTTCAATCGGCGTATACCGTTGTGGATAGTACAACGCATGCCGTGTTTTTACATGTCACTTTGAACAGAAATGAGGGTGCGGAGTACGGCTCGCTCATCAAAAGTAACAGCAACGGCACCTCGTATGTTCTCAGTCTGCCTGCGGTGAACCGGAATAGCCCaggcttcattgatttcgagAAGATGCAAGGTCTTGAGGGCGTGGCTGTTGTCAATGTGGTCGGGAACGTCAATGAAGTCGACAAGAAGGGTGCGGGCAAGAAGCTCAAGACCCTGATCACGCACAACGACGGCGCTCAGTGGACTTTGCTGGCTCCTCCTTCGCGGGACGCCGATAACAACAAGTTTGACTGCTCGGTTAAGGAAGGAAGGGGTACTGATGACTGTGCACTGCATCTGCATGGGTACACTGAGCGCAGGGACCCTGATGATACCTTCTCATCCGGATCGGCCATCGGTCTGATGATGGGTGTTGGTAACGTTGGTGATCGTCTGGGAAGCGCCGACGATGCAGATACGTTCCTCACCCAGGACGGTGGTATCACCTGGAAATCCGTCAAGAAGGGAAGATACCAGTACGAATACGGCGACGCCGGCTCAGTGATTGTGATTGTATCCGAATACAAGCCGACAAATGTTCTCTACTACACTCTCGACGAGGGTGAAACCTGGGAAGAGTTCCAGTTCTCGGAAACAGAGGTGCTGGTCGAAGACATCACGACTCTCCCATCTGATACATCGAAGAACTTCCTCCTCTGGACCCGAGAGTCGGGCAAGGACAAGTTCGCTACGATCAACGTGGACTTTAGCGGTCTTCGTGAAAAGGGGTGCCATCTTGATGAGCTTGAGCGCGAGGGGCACAGTGATGACTACTATCTCTGGGAGCCTAAGCATCCTTTGCAGGCGGACAATTGTTTGTTCGGTCATACTGAGCAGTACCACCGCAAGAAGACTTCGGCAGATTGCTGGAATAACTGGCGTGAACCTCATGTTCACAGTATCGGACGGAACTGCACCTGTACCCGGGCTGATTACGAGTGGTAAGTAGTTACACCCTGTTTACACAATGATAGCCTATTAACAAGTCCAGTGACTACAACTACGAACCCCAAAGCGACGGAAGCTGCAAGCTCGTCCCCGGCCTCCCCGAACCCGACGCCCTAGCCGTCTGCAGAGACGACCCCGACGAAATTGAATACTGGGAGCCAACCGGTTACCGCCGGGTCCCCCTAACAACCTGCCAAGGCGGTCTGAACCTCGACCACCACGTCTCCAAGCCCTGTCCCAGCAAGGAAAAAGAATACGAAGAGAAACACGGCATCTCGGGCACCGCgctcttcttcgccatcaccatccccATCGCTCTCGCTTGTGCCGCGGGCTACTACGTCTACAACAAATGGGACGGCAAGTTCGGACAGATCCGTCTGGGCGAAGGGGCCGGAGGTTCTGAGGGGTGGCTGTCGCGGGACTCGCCGGTGGTCACGGTGCCGATTGCGGTGATCGCGGGGGTTGTGGCGGTTGCGAGGGCGTTGCCGTTGCTTGTGTCGAGTCTGTGGCGCAGTGTGAGTGGGTATGTGCGTGTTGGACGGGGGAGTGGAAGGCCGTATGCGTCGAGGGGGTCGTTTGCTGCAAGGAGAGGGGATTACGCGCATgttgttgatgatgaggatgagttGCTGGGCGTTGATGAgggggaggacgaggaggatgaagttTAGCCGTGTTTCCGTTCCTGGGTATCATTCCTCTGGTACGGtttgttttgctttttgaGATGATTTCATGTTTAAATATTTACGAGCGAgtcatgttttcttttgcGTTTTTGAATCTGTACGCGTAACCGGGTGGGTCTGGTTCGCTATTGTATTGCTGCTGGGTAGATGGTGGGCAAAAATAGATATGGTGGAGGGATTTATGAATAAACCGGTTGACTAGCTAGCTTATTCGGTCTGCTGAATCCTACTCTGTTCTAGTACGTAAAGATATCTGGATGAAGTAGAGAAAATATATCAACCAACCAGATTGAGAGTTGGAGTGAGGTCTGGAAAACTTTGTAACGTAGATCAAACAATCCGGACAATCACGAATCATGATCAACTGGCATTCGTCGAGTATGTCTCGGATCGACAGTAACCAGCGCTGTATGTAGATCATGGTGTACATTATCCGATCCAGGTTATGATGTTATCCCACTGTACGTACTGTCCAACGAGACTATGGACTTATAGTATCCGGTACTTCGGTAAAGATAGATAGTGACTAGACGATATGTAACACCAAATATATAGGACTAGAGACAAAAAGATTGCGAATCACACATCACTTACTAGTACTACCACATCGCACCACAACGCCTAACCAAGTTCGCGTCCCCATCACATCATATTACCTCAAATCATCCGGGCCAAATGAATTCGGAAGAAGCTAAACATGAAAGTAAGCTGCTGCCTGTCGCATACACTGTAAATGCCCGGAGGAAAAATACCTCGCCCATAGTCTTCACAATATGTCCCCCCTGCCCATCATACATGTAGATCGGCACCGATGGCGTAAGGAACTCGCGCATGCTATTGTGTAATGAAGTAGATATTATTCGTTAGTCAAATGAAAAAAGTGCACAGGCGATGTTCTGGATGTTCTGGAAGAGTGGGATGGTGTGTCATGGGGATGGGGATCCGAATCTGCGAAAAAGCAACAATAACTCCATTCAATGGAACATTCCGTCGACAAGAAACAAATCGGTAATATTATGCTTCTCGTTGGGCAAGAAAGTAAGTAAAAGAAGAGAACTCACAACTGTCTACACATGCCGCATGGCGACGCCCCCGGCGTGATATCCGAGGCCACAGCAACAGCCTTGAACTCTTTATGGCCGTTCACCTATTATCCCAATAAGCAATTCGTCCCACACTAGGTTACTAGATGATAAGCAGACTTACGACAGCAGTTCCAAATGCTACCCTCTCCGCACAGGTGCCCACGGGAAACGAGACATTCTCGACGTTGGCGCCGGTGATGTATTCGCCGGAGTGGGTGAGGAGGCTTGCTCCGACGCGGAATTTAGAGTACGGGCCTGTTGTCGGTTAGTTTTTCGCATAGTTTTGTGGTAAGGGATTGGAGAGGGGCTTTGGTTCTGTGTATCATGGGGTCGTCTTATGACTTACAGTATGCGGtggatttggcggagatggctTTGTTGGAGAGGATTTCTAGTTCTTgagtggtgatggtgttAGCCATGTTTGTTTCTTTACGGGTAGTAGAATGGTTGAGATTTGAATCGGAAAAGAGTAGTGACAAGTGGTTATATATCTGTATCTTATCATGACAACACATTTCCCCGCGTTTGACATGGCCATATATTAATGTCACATTTTCAATAGTTGTCTGCCTATCTACAACAAACACCAATCTCCTAAGCTTCCAAGACAAACAAAGATCCCAATTATATGCATGTATCACCAAGTACCGTCTATACTTTTTTTCTGCACTCGTACTCCGCACCAATACCAGattggccaggctataaaaCAAATATCAAAATAGGTATCATAAACAAGAAATTATAGAGCAGAATGAAAAGTACATAGGAAAGAGATGGATGCAGACGGAAGGGTCATGAGAAGAATCCCCGCAGGGCTTCATAGACGGAGAAAATAAAGGCAGAACTGGGAGCTGAACGTGCGCAGGTTATCCCGCAGCCCCGGTACAGAGCTCTCAAGCCCTGTTGCTGCCACATAGTCTTGCCAACACTCAAGAAGGTCTGCCTTCCACCATGCCCGGGCCGGACAACGTCTTCGGTTTGCATCCGCGATTTGATGGTGTCGGCTGGATAGAATAGGAAGTTGTAGCTGATGCcgcctgctgctcctgcaATCATTTGTTGATATATCGGTAAGGTCACTGGCTCGGATGTGCTTTGTCTCTTTGATGCAGCGCGCATCCGGAAAAGTCCCGAAACTCCCTCGTATCCTCCAAACCAGGCAGCGCCGCCTCCTGTTTCACGGATGAACGTGCCCAGCTGGCCTCGCCAGAACCCTAATATTCCATCGTGACGGAAAATAGATGCTATAATGGACAATGTACCTGGGGCCGCACGAGCGGCGCCATTAACAGGGACCTGCATCTTGCATTTGACCAGCTCAATCGGAGTAAGGGCAAGCGATGTAATCGATCCGGATGCTGCACCGCTGACCAGAAGCGCGGAGAACGGTAGATCTTCGGTTGTCgaagaataccaggttgACCTCAGAATATCCTGGAACATACGATAGCTGAAGAAAAGACAGCTATTCTCGACCGCAGCTCCTAGTAAAGGGGCGTTGATTCCTCTGTAGAGTCCTCGAATCCCATCCGTTCGGATCGATTGGCGGAAACAATCCAATGGCCCCGTATACCGGAGGGGCAGATGATCTGGTTGCGATTGAAGCCGGACCTTCACGGTGTCGAATGGGTATTCAATGACCTTGCCGGCCATTCCTGCAGCCTAGTACACAGTCAGTACAAGGCGGACTCAATTGGCGTTCTGGAAATGACTAACCGATCCACAAAAGACATCTTTTAGGGCCTCGAGCGCCTGGTTCGGTGGAAGTAGAGGAAGCTCCATGGTCCTTTCATCGTGAATGGTTACCGCGTGTTCTGCAGCCGCCATTGGCGTAGATATAGATGGGAAACGAGCACTGAATAGCTCCGGAAGCACGGGTTGGAAGATTGGGGGTGGGGAGGGGGGAAGAAAGGACTTTTTTCTTCCTATCCGTAGAGCATCGTACAGTTTCTGAGGGTAACGCCAAGGGCGAGAGACGGAAACGAGGATTATTTAAGGCCTCTTTTTCTTAATCAATCGTAAGCGGGGCGGAGTATTTCGAGCGAGGGATTTAATCTGATGAATCCGATCCACGCgcgggaaaaaaaaaagaatggtACTCTGTAATACGGTACTAATAAGTTGTAAACGAGGACGAGACCAGTCGTTGCGCGTGGGATGATCCCAGTAATAATGGCACAGTGTCAAAATATTGCAGAATAGtgggttttttttttttaggaGGCTCGCCCAGCTTCAAGTGGCAGTCATTGCTAGTCATTGCTGTTCTGAGAGCGGATGTATGGGCCCGGATTGGTACTTTTGCCGAGATCCGGTTATCAGATCAGGCTAAGATAACTAACTTTTTCCTCGGTTTCTGAGAGGCTCAAAAAATTCCATCGCTTTTATCCGCCAAACTCAACATTCCTCGAttgggtttttttttttggtcaTGTCGACTGCGACCACCGCTCCCTCCACGGCTCCTGCGCCCGTTAAGGGTATGAGGAAAAATGGTACGATAATATATCCCCGCGTTCCGTCCTTTTTCATCTTTTCGTTGGCTAATGTTTCTGGGGTACCCGCAGGCAAAAACTGGCACGACGCTAAGAAACCCTTCCGTCCCGCCGCCGGCATGACCTCGTATGCGAAAAGACAGGAACTGCGGAAACAGCACGAAGCCATCAAGGAACATGAAAGGGAGctgaaggaagaaaaggaggcaGAGCGTCAGGTGAGCTTACACTGCGAAGTGGTGCCCGTCTGAATGCTAATAACGGAACAGGCCCATATTCAAAGAATCAAGGAACGCAGAGCCGCcaaggaggaaaaggaacgATACGACAAGATGGCAGAGAAGATGCACCACAAGCGAGTCGAACGTCTCAAGCGGAAAGAGAAGCGCAACAAGTTGCTCAACTCATGATCCCATACTGTTGGAGGCGCTTCCTTGCATATTGTCCGTCTGTACATTCTGTGATGCCCGCCGCGTACTGCTGCTTGTGCGTGTGTTGTACATTTCCGTTTTGTTAATTTCGATCAACGGCGTTGGGGGATTGGGTCACGACTGCGTTACTTTGCAAAATACCTGCATACAAACATGGATTATACTTTGTTTTTTCGTGCTTTCGTTTTATCCTCATTTTATGCGAAACATACCACATGCTCTTCTATAAAAAATGATGATATATTGCTAATCCTgaggatctgagggacgcaATCTATACTCTTATACATCAGCAATGCTGCCTTGCGCTTCTATCTCTAGTCATATTATCGAATACCTAGGATTCCCCGCGAAATATCACTGCTCATTATCCGCTTCAGAATGCCCTCCCGAAACAGAAAAGTGCGCAAGCACTTAGATTTCCCGTGAAACAATCTTGTGAAAGATGGTGC is from Aspergillus chevalieri M1 DNA, chromosome 8, nearly complete sequence and encodes:
- a CDS encoding uncharacterized protein (COG:S;~EggNog:ENOG410PG08), which translates into the protein MHSNMMFTEEEYESLPPALQRKFFSNTERLRMRLAHSDLSSTANGGPDYPPSALASALPRRLHFQNLRRRPNHTTTTATPASATAGSAVRRRASNNKKKRSRLDKFSSHDSHNSSVTASSLLSPSSAQKPQLSSLQLAYLSAQVDSQCFQSLPPKVQQKFFSPEERAYLRQVYRDSVILDAADQAVYRLEQKKKQTRPSCESLPSDTTTTDLSQTSTLYIESSDSDWDTEAESDDEDNDDDMDSSLNDSFRWLDADGDLDLRLDDYHAHVVNTNPVPKQPPRRKPSFRRTMSFSANRHARKAAASISHSAVPGSSQSSTVPSSLANIVGRTSTSRPPSGYQRPTMHAPRSSTSSIDPAAQYYQDPEARLKLRVYLASPQKFDEAIEFGFPALNDSKDDNSLSERPERVSEGLASPKVQKLTGTFFEDANGAVHGNRCSTDKTRRKSSRLSTVAKTPQTLKNPPHKRQSCTAAPPPALRRVPGNREMTLKMTLTRPDLREQSSPSVSPTSAEDPLKPKELPPVADSYPDIWDESDSEQQNVMKKMWRRLRKPKY
- the VPS10 gene encoding vacuolar protein sorting/targeting protein 10 (COG:U;~EggNog:ENOG410PFJT;~InterPro:IPR031777,IPR031778,IPR015943,IPR036278, IPR006581;~PFAM:PF15901,PF15902;~SECRETED:SignalP(1-23);~TransMembrane:2 (n7-18c23/24o1366-1386i1415-1437o);~go_component: GO:0016021 - integral component of membrane [Evidence IEA];~go_function: GO:0005515 - protein binding [Evidence IEA]), producing the protein MIPRWPLVVSCLLWALIWQPIAAKKDKGPAITATELDHEPVGLFYFEDTDTILFQDIETGDLLRSFDGGEKFDLVEGKNGEMKGQLLTIWPHPFDTNKAYVFGKAGKHWVTTDQGKSFDSFEVEMPPAIMPLAFHGWDSKKVIFHGEVCFGFMCANRAYYTTDDFKTVKPLRDGIVSCAWAVGDPQFAADLDIAEEIEDRILCVVPGLKIPLNSANRLVYSDDYFRSNEDGAEVKLQHGRPVSGVISTAAVKKYLVAAAQSQGTDEHALFVSDDSITWHRAEFGNHRLEEDAYTILESTNYSIQIGVLTSSRSDGMGTLFTSNSNGTYFTNNIEHVNRNPYGFMDFEKIANIQGIVMVNTVKNPKEVEEGKKKKTVSEISFDDGRSFQSLKLGDEKLHLHSVTAFANVGRVFSSPAPGIVMGVGNTGDHLKDYSEGNLYVSDDAGVTWRFARKGPHKYEFGDQGAVIMAIRDDDKTDEIWYSIDHGKDWESAKLKHKIYPRILTTTPDSTSLKFLLVGGSSEGSKDGAHTIFSIDYSGLHERKCEKDDFEKWPARLNEKGEADCLMGHKQYFKRRKANADCFVDEEFKDPEPIFEPCKCSAEDFECDYNFVRSEDRKSCKPAVALTPPKGECQKPDDTYKGPSGWRLIPGNTCIRDGGENLDADIERSCDDAKSAPAYGTISVTKQTFDSRQPSEYYYLERQSSSSQHDETIIMTTEKHVLHISHDHGKTWKQPLKGEKIVDVIPHPYYTDVAYFLTEGTKSFYTDDRRNIKSFKTPTERGLLRMPLSFHPQNKGWLIWIGPPQCTAKDCHTNAYFTTDSGATWKPLLEYVKKCMFVGDRSEDKRQGDETRKKNENLILCEQYENEKESNPVQLVYSDDFFAAHKDVHATNVVDFAAMSEYIVVATEDPEHSDSLRASVSIDGRTFADVEFPVNLNIPVQSAYTVVDSTTHAVFLHVTLNRNEGAEYGSLIKSNSNGTSYVLSLPAVNRNSPGFIDFEKMQGLEGVAVVNVVGNVNEVDKKGAGKKLKTLITHNDGAQWTLLAPPSRDADNNKFDCSVKEGRGTDDCALHLHGYTERRDPDDTFSSGSAIGLMMGVGNVGDRLGSADDADTFLTQDGGITWKSVKKGRYQYEYGDAGSVIVIVSEYKPTNVLYYTLDEGETWEEFQFSETEVLVEDITTLPSDTSKNFLLWTRESGKDKFATINVDFSGLREKGCHLDELEREGHSDDYYLWEPKHPLQADNCLFGHTEQYHRKKTSADCWNNWREPHVHSIGRNCTCTRADYECDYNYEPQSDGSCKLVPGLPEPDALAVCRDDPDEIEYWEPTGYRRVPLTTCQGGLNLDHHVSKPCPSKEKEYEEKHGISGTALFFAITIPIALACAAGYYVYNKWDGKFGQIRLGEGAGGSEGWLSRDSPVVTVPIAVIAGVVAVARALPLLVSSLWRSVSGYVRVGRGSGRPYASRGSFAARRGDYAHVVDDEDELLGVDEGEDEEDEV
- a CDS encoding cytidine deaminase (BUSCO:EOG09264RJL;~COG:F;~EggNog:ENOG410PPBI;~InterPro:IPR002125,IPR006262,IPR016193;~PFAM:PF00383,PF08211;~go_function: GO:0003824 - catalytic activity [Evidence IEA];~go_function: GO:0004126 - cytidine deaminase activity [Evidence IEA];~go_function: GO:0008270 - zinc ion binding [Evidence IEA];~go_process: GO:0009972 - cytidine deamination [Evidence IEA]): MCCHDKIQIYNHLSLLFSDSNLNHSTTRKETNMANTITTQELEILSNKAISAKSTAYCPYSKFRVGASLLTHSGEYITGANVENVSFPVGTCAERVAFGTAVVNGHKEFKAVAVASDITPGASPCGMCRQFMREFLTPSVPIYMYDGQGGHIVKTMGELLPNSFGPDDLR
- the amcA gene encoding putative mitochondrial ornithine carrier protein AmcA/Ort1 (COG:C;~EggNog:ENOG410PKNC;~InterPro:IPR018108,IPR023395;~PFAM:PF00153); this encodes MAAAEHAVTIHDERTMELPLLPPNQALEALKDVFCGSAAGMAGKVIEYPFDTVKVRLQSQPDHLPLRYTGPLDCFRQSIRTDGIRGLYRGINAPLLGAAVENSCLFFSYRMFQDILRSTWYSSTTEDLPFSALLVSGAASGSITSLALTPIELVKCKMQVPVNGAARAAPGTLSIIASIFRHDGILGFWRGQLGTFIRETGGGAAWFGGYEGVSGLFRMRAASKRQSTSEPVTLPIYQQMIAGAAGGISYNFLFYPADTIKSRMQTEDVVRPGHGGRQTFLSVGKTMWQQQGLRALYRGCGITCARSAPSSAFIFSVYEALRGFFS
- a CDS encoding CGR1 family protein (COG:J;~EggNog:ENOG410PQQG;~InterPro:IPR005579;~PFAM:PF03879), whose protein sequence is MSTATTAPSTAPAPVKGMRKNGKNWHDAKKPFRPAAGMTSYAKRQELRKQHEAIKEHERELKEEKEAERQAHIQRIKERRAAKEEKERYDKMAEKMHHKRVERLKRKEKRNKLLNS